A single region of the Rhizobium binae genome encodes:
- a CDS encoding MaoC family dehydratase encodes MAGRYFDEWTVGDRIAHDIRRTVTETDNLLFTTLSHNPQPLHLDAEYAAGTEFGRIVVNGTFTFALTVGLSVVDTTLGTLVANLGYDKVTMPKPVFIGDTLRVESEVTELRRSNSRPDAGIVTFRHVTLNQRGEIVCQCLRTAMLKVKPS; translated from the coding sequence ATGGCTGGCCGCTATTTCGACGAGTGGACGGTCGGCGACCGCATCGCCCACGACATCCGACGCACCGTCACCGAGACCGACAACCTGCTCTTTACCACGCTCTCCCACAATCCTCAGCCGCTGCATCTCGATGCCGAATATGCGGCCGGCACCGAGTTCGGCCGGATCGTCGTCAACGGCACCTTCACTTTCGCGCTCACCGTCGGCCTTTCGGTCGTCGACACCACGCTCGGCACGCTCGTTGCCAATCTCGGCTATGACAAGGTGACGATGCCGAAACCGGTCTTCATCGGCGATACGCTTAGAGTGGAAAGCGAGGTGACGGAACTGCGCCGCTCGAACTCCCGCCCCGACGCCGGCATCGTCACTTTCCGCCATGTAACGCTGAACCAGCGCGGCGAGATCGTCTGCCAGTGCCTGCGTACAGCCATGCTGAAGGTGAAACCGTCATGA